One region of Leptospiraceae bacterium genomic DNA includes:
- a CDS encoding beta-propeller fold lactonase family protein, with product MESISVDSTGKYLYFTRDTAQIGVMTINQSTGALTITTNVTSGANNWVRLFPDPSGKFIYGVSWNGGTINYFLINQANGDLT from the coding sequence TTGGAATCAATTAGTGTAGATTCAACTGGCAAATATCTTTATTTTACAAGGGACACCGCACAAATAGGAGTAATGACGATTAACCAATCAACAGGAGCATTGACTATTACAACAAATGTAACCTCAGGTGCAAACAATTGGGTTCGGTTATTCCCTGATCCTTCTGGGAAATTTATTTATGGTGTAAGCTGGAACGGTGGGACTATCAATTATTTTCTTATCAACCAGGCTAATGGTGATTTAACCTAA